The nucleotide window GCGAAGGCGTGAACGTCGGTGTGATCATCTCGCTGCGCCAGGGGGGGATCCTCGCGCCCGCGCTGCGCGACGTGCCGGGGACGAGCGTCACGGATCTCTTCGCCGCGTTTCGCGAGCTGGTCGCGCGCGCGCGCGCGGGAAAGCTGCGCAGCTCCGACGTCGCGGGCGGGACGATCACCGTCACCAGCCTCGGCGATCAAGGCGTCGAGACCGTCTACGGCGTGATCCTGCCGCCGCAGGTCGCGCTGGTGGGCTTCGGAAAGATCTCCGACCAGCCGTTCGCGGAGCACGGCCTGCTCGGCGTGAAGCCCGTCGTCGAGATCACGCTGGCGGCCGATCACCGCGCCAGCGACGGCCATCGCGGCGGGCGCTTCCTCGCCGCGATCGCGCGGCTGCTGCAGGAGCCGGAGTCGCTGTGACGCGCGACGAGCTCCGCGCGCACGTGCTCGCCGCGCTGTCCGGCATCGCGCCCGAAGCCGACCCCGCCTCGCTGCGCGGCAGCGTGGCACTGCGCGACCAGCTCGATCTGGACTCGATGGACTTCCTGAACTTCCTGATCGCCGTCCACCAGCGCACCGGGGTCGAAATCCCGGAAGCCGACTACGGCAAGCTCTCGACGCTCGACCAGCTCGTCGCGTACCTCTCGCGGAAGACCGGAACGAAGTGAGCGCGATCGCGCGAAGCTGGGTGCGGATCGCGGCCGCGACGGCGTGTCTGGCGCTGGCGTGCGTGCCGCTCACGACGGAGCGCGAGATCGCGCTCGGGCGAAGCGCGGCACGGCAGGTCGAGACCGAGATGGGGCTCGTGCGCGATCCCGAGCTGGTCGCGTACGTGCGTGCGCTCGGCGCGCGGCTCGCGGCGCTCTCGCCGCGCAAGGATCTCGGCTACGACTTCAACGTCGTCGACATGGCCGAGGCGAACGCGTTCGCGCTTCCCGGCGGGCACATCTACGTCTCGCGCGGCCTGCTCGCGATCTCGAACTCCGAGGACGAGCTGGCCAACGTGATCGGGCACGAGATCGGGCACGTCGCCGCGCGCCACCACGCGCGGCAGCAGGAGCGCCAGCAGAAGGTCGGAGTCGCGGCCATCCTCGGCACGCTGGCGGCGGCGGCGCTCGGCGGCGCGGAGGCCGCGCAGAGCGTCGGCGAGCTCGGCCAGATCGCAGGCGCGGGGTATCTGGCCGCGCACAGCCGCGACCAGGAGCGCGAGGCGGACGAGATCGGCCAGGCGCTCTCCGCGAGCGCAGGCTGGAACCCGTCGGGAATGGCCGAGTTCCTCGCCACGCTCGAGCGCGAGACGACGCTCGCGCTGGGGAAGAAGCGCCAGCCGAGCTTCCTCGACACGCATCCGGCGACACCGGAGCGTGTCGAGAGCGCGTGGGCGCGCGCGCGCACGCTCGCGCGAGCGCCGGCGAAGCCCGTGGCGCGCGACCGCGCCGCGTTCCTCGCCAAGCTCGACGGGCTCGTGGTCGACGAGGATCCGGCGGGCGGGATCTTCGACGGCGCGCTGTTCCGACAGCCGGAGCTCGATTTTCGCATCCGCTTCCCGGCCGAGTGGCAGACCGCGAACTCGCCGACCGCGGTCGGTGCGGTCGCGCCGGATCGATCGGCGCTGATCCAGCTCGGGCTCGCGGGCGAGGGGAGCGATCCGCGAGCGGCGGCGCAGCGGGATC belongs to Deltaproteobacteria bacterium and includes:
- a CDS encoding acyl carrier protein, with product MTRDELRAHVLAALSGIAPEADPASLRGSVALRDQLDLDSMDFLNFLIAVHQRTGVEIPEADYGKLSTLDQLVAYLSRKTGTK